The following coding sequences are from one Wenzhouxiangella sp. AB-CW3 window:
- the purD gene encoding phosphoribosylamine--glycine ligase: MKTLIVGGGGREHALAWKAARSKGVTRVLVAPGNAGTATEEGVENVDIGAEDIDGLLNLAKSEGIDLTIVGPEAPLAAGIVDRFAEAGLACFGPNAAAARLESSKAFAKDFMARHEIPTAGYKVVEDVETGKAFVQELGLPVVLKADGLAAGKGVIIAEDMDTVESTLEDMLSGNAFGQAGSRVVIEEFLVGEEASFIVIADGDKVLPLASSQDHKRRDNQDQGPNTGGMGAYSPAPVVTDAVHEQIMHDIVEPTLVGLKSDGCPFTGFLYAGVMLTADGPRVLEFNVRFGDPEAQPVLMRLKSDLIEVINRTLAGELDQIELEWDKRYALGVVMAAGGYPGSYEKGRPIHGLDAELPEDVKVFHAGTRLADDGQVATSGGRVLCLVALGESVAKAQARAYQWLAQVGFEDAFYRTDIGYRAVDRDSEGG; encoded by the coding sequence ATGAAAACCCTCATCGTCGGCGGCGGTGGCCGCGAGCATGCGCTGGCCTGGAAGGCCGCGCGGTCGAAAGGTGTCACGCGTGTGCTGGTAGCGCCCGGGAATGCCGGCACGGCCACCGAGGAAGGAGTGGAGAATGTCGACATCGGTGCCGAGGACATCGATGGCCTGCTGAATCTGGCCAAGAGCGAAGGCATCGACCTGACCATCGTCGGGCCGGAAGCGCCGTTGGCGGCCGGCATTGTTGATCGTTTTGCCGAGGCCGGGCTGGCCTGTTTCGGCCCGAATGCGGCGGCGGCGCGGCTGGAGTCATCCAAGGCGTTTGCCAAGGATTTCATGGCGCGACACGAGATTCCCACCGCCGGCTACAAGGTGGTCGAGGATGTCGAGACCGGCAAGGCCTTTGTTCAAGAGCTGGGCCTGCCGGTGGTGCTCAAGGCCGACGGGCTGGCTGCCGGCAAGGGTGTGATCATCGCCGAAGACATGGACACGGTCGAATCGACGCTTGAAGACATGCTCTCGGGCAATGCTTTTGGCCAGGCCGGCAGCCGGGTGGTGATCGAGGAGTTCCTGGTTGGCGAGGAAGCCAGCTTCATTGTCATCGCCGATGGCGACAAGGTGCTTCCGCTGGCCTCCAGCCAGGATCACAAGCGCCGCGACAACCAGGACCAAGGGCCGAACACCGGCGGCATGGGCGCCTATTCGCCCGCACCCGTGGTCACCGATGCGGTGCATGAGCAGATCATGCACGACATCGTCGAACCGACCCTGGTCGGACTGAAGTCCGATGGCTGTCCCTTCACCGGCTTTCTCTACGCCGGCGTGATGCTGACGGCCGACGGCCCCAGGGTGCTGGAATTCAACGTGCGCTTTGGCGACCCGGAAGCCCAGCCGGTGCTGATGCGACTGAAATCCGACCTGATCGAAGTCATCAATCGCACCCTGGCGGGCGAACTCGACCAGATCGAGCTGGAGTGGGACAAACGCTACGCCCTGGGCGTGGTCATGGCCGCAGGCGGCTATCCGGGAAGCTACGAAAAAGGGCGTCCGATTCACGGGCTGGATGCCGAACTGCCCGAAGACGTCAAGGTCTTTCATGCCGGCACGCGCCTGGCCGACGATGGCCAGGTGGCGACCAGCGGCGGCCGCGTGCTTTGCCTGGTGGCACTGGGCGAAAGCGTGGCCAAGGCCCAGGCCCGCGCCTACCAGTGGCTGGCTCAGGTTGGCTTCGAAGACGCGTTTTATCGGACGGATATTGGGTACCGTGCCGTGGATCGAGACTCGGAGGGCGGCTAA